Proteins encoded by one window of Deltaproteobacteria bacterium:
- a CDS encoding LEA type 2 family protein, with amino-acid sequence MYGKLKSTLTLAALMLAPACAGKQEVGPAPDAPRFEYGRVRTTAQDLSSFTVTFDATAHNPTAAAITLQKATLELSTGDEILAEAVVELNLEVPAGGQADLTLPASVTYARSAEEIQAFAQTKSLPLLMEATVSVAGASPMSFSRAGMVRSPRLPYPTFGDPDAARQRNDAIAAVFRLAVHNDNPFEIKLDFVRYDLKVEGKSLSDGKLGLGQTIPPSSSALFEVPVDLTEAELPGLEVTVKEKNALDYELVGSIEIDGLSLPIDLESSIQFTAER; translated from the coding sequence ATGTACGGGAAGCTGAAGTCCACGCTCACGCTCGCCGCTCTCATGCTCGCGCCGGCCTGCGCCGGCAAGCAGGAGGTGGGCCCCGCGCCCGACGCGCCCCGCTTCGAGTACGGCCGCGTGCGAACCACCGCCCAGGACCTGTCGAGCTTCACCGTGACCTTCGACGCCACGGCCCACAACCCGACGGCCGCGGCCATCACCCTGCAGAAGGCCACGCTCGAGCTCTCCACCGGCGACGAGATCCTGGCCGAGGCCGTGGTCGAGCTGAACCTCGAGGTGCCCGCCGGCGGCCAGGCGGACCTCACCCTGCCAGCCTCGGTGACCTACGCGCGCAGCGCCGAGGAGATCCAGGCCTTCGCCCAGACCAAGAGCCTGCCGCTCCTGATGGAGGCGACGGTCTCGGTGGCCGGGGCCAGCCCGATGAGCTTCTCCCGGGCGGGGATGGTCCGCAGCCCTCGCCTGCCCTACCCCACCTTCGGCGATCCCGACGCGGCCCGGCAGCGCAACGACGCCATCGCCGCGGTCTTCCGGCTGGCGGTGCACAACGACAACCCCTTCGAGATCAAGCTCGACTTCGTGCGCTACGACCTGAAGGTCGAGGGCAAGTCCCTCTCCGACGGCAAGCTCGGCCTGGGCCAGACCATCCCGCCCTCCTCCTCCGCCCTCTTCGAGGTGCCGGTGGATCTGACCGAGGCGGAGCTCCCTGGCCTGGAGGTGACCGTGAAGGAGAAGAACGCCCTGGACTACGAGCTCGTCGGCAGCATCGAGATCGACGGCCTCTCCCTGCCCATCGATCTCGAGAGCTCGATCCAGTTCACCGCCGAGCGCTGA
- a CDS encoding AAA family ATPase: MPRHRPFRRLSRGQKAQVALSLALATDSELLILDDPTLGLDAVARRSILEELVDELAGGGRTILITTHDLAGIEGLADRVAFLKEGRLILDEPLERLKERFRLLRWQEGEGPAGELTVVQRREGPWGQEAVVSDFTEGWGQEGCEVSALSLEEIFVALGGGEQEVPS; the protein is encoded by the coding sequence ATCCCTCGTCACCGACCCTTCCGCCGCCTCTCCAGGGGCCAGAAGGCGCAGGTCGCCCTCTCCCTGGCGCTGGCCACCGACTCCGAGTTGCTGATCCTGGATGATCCCACTCTCGGTCTGGACGCCGTCGCCCGGCGCTCGATCCTGGAGGAGCTGGTGGACGAGCTGGCCGGTGGCGGGCGGACGATCTTGATCACCACCCACGACCTCGCCGGCATCGAGGGCCTCGCCGACCGGGTGGCCTTCCTGAAGGAGGGACGGCTGATCCTCGACGAGCCGCTGGAGCGCTTGAAGGAGCGCTTCCGCCTGCTCCGCTGGCAGGAGGGCGAGGGGCCGGCCGGCGAGCTGACGGTCGTTCAGCGGCGCGAGGGGCCCTGGGGGCAGGAGGCCGTGGTCAGCGACTTCACCGAGGGTTGGGGCCAGGAGGGCTGCGAGGTCTCCGCGCTCTCCCTGGAGGAGATCTTCGTCGCCCTCGGTGGTGGGGAGCAGGAGGTGCCGTCATGA
- the glmU gene encoding bifunctional UDP-N-acetylglucosamine diphosphorylase/glucosamine-1-phosphate N-acetyltransferase GlmU, translating into MPRARDTRKSFTAVVLAAGMGTRMRSGKAKVLHEICGRPLCYFPIAAARAAGARRVVVVVGHQGDAVRARLEALFGEGELDFVVQKEQRGTGHAVRCARKAVEASGAQQVMVLNGDLALCTAATLRKLLAAGKGEQAALLTVRLPDPSGYGRIVRPQGAAGRREISAIVEHQDASKAEREIDEINVGAYLFDRRLLFEGTARLKGWGKKKELYLTDVVALARKEGHRVIGKCVTEVAEVLGVNDRAELAEAEGLLRARINREHLKAGVSFEDPAATYVEVGVKLGRDVHLAAGVHLQGATVIASDCRVGVGSVLRDAVLERGAKVRPYCVVEEARLGPGAGVGPFARVRPGTVLGPKAHLGNFVETKKAIVGAGTKAGHLTYLGDTVIGPGANIGAGTITCNYDGVHKHQTLIGAGVFIGSNTALVAPVSIEQGAYVGAGSTITHDVPAESLGLSRARQRNLEGWVRRKKK; encoded by the coding sequence ATGCCACGCGCTCGCGACACCAGGAAGAGCTTCACCGCGGTCGTCCTCGCCGCCGGGATGGGCACCCGGATGCGCTCCGGGAAGGCCAAGGTCCTCCACGAGATCTGCGGTCGCCCGCTCTGCTACTTCCCCATCGCCGCGGCCCGGGCCGCCGGCGCGCGCCGGGTGGTGGTGGTGGTGGGGCACCAGGGGGACGCCGTCCGCGCCCGCCTGGAGGCCCTCTTCGGTGAGGGCGAGCTCGACTTCGTCGTGCAGAAGGAGCAGCGGGGCACCGGCCACGCCGTGCGCTGCGCTCGCAAGGCCGTCGAGGCGAGCGGCGCGCAGCAGGTGATGGTCCTCAACGGCGACCTGGCCCTCTGCACCGCCGCCACCCTGCGCAAGCTCCTCGCGGCCGGGAAGGGCGAGCAGGCCGCGCTCCTCACCGTGCGCCTGCCCGATCCGAGCGGCTACGGGCGGATCGTCCGGCCGCAGGGCGCGGCGGGCCGGCGGGAGATCAGCGCGATCGTCGAGCACCAGGACGCCAGCAAGGCCGAGCGGGAGATCGACGAGATCAACGTCGGCGCCTACCTCTTCGACCGGAGGCTCCTCTTCGAGGGGACCGCCCGGCTGAAGGGCTGGGGGAAGAAGAAGGAGCTCTACCTCACCGACGTGGTCGCCCTGGCCCGCAAGGAGGGCCACCGGGTCATCGGCAAGTGCGTCACGGAGGTCGCCGAGGTGCTCGGCGTGAACGACCGCGCCGAGCTGGCCGAGGCCGAGGGCCTCCTGCGTGCGCGGATCAACCGCGAGCACCTGAAGGCGGGCGTGAGCTTCGAGGACCCCGCCGCCACCTACGTCGAGGTCGGCGTGAAGCTCGGCCGCGACGTCCACCTCGCGGCGGGGGTGCACCTGCAGGGCGCGACGGTGATCGCCAGCGACTGCCGCGTCGGCGTGGGCTCGGTGTTGCGGGACGCCGTCCTCGAGCGGGGGGCCAAGGTGCGGCCCTACTGCGTCGTCGAGGAGGCCCGCCTCGGGCCGGGCGCCGGCGTCGGCCCCTTCGCCCGGGTCCGCCCGGGGACGGTCCTGGGGCCGAAGGCCCACCTCGGGAACTTCGTCGAGACCAAGAAGGCCATCGTCGGGGCGGGTACCAAGGCCGGCCACCTCACCTACCTGGGTGACACCGTGATCGGCCCCGGCGCGAACATCGGCGCCGGCACCATCACCTGCAACTACGACGGGGTGCACAAGCACCAGACCCTCATCGGCGCCGGCGTCTTCATCGGCTCGAACACCGCGCTGGTGGCGCCGGTCAGCATCGAGCAGGGGGCCTATGTCGGCGCCGGCTCGACCATCACCCACGACGTGCCGGCCGAGAGCCTCGGCCTCTCCCGGGCGCGCCAGCGCAACCTCGAGGGTTGGGTGCGTCGCAAGAAGAAGTAG
- a CDS encoding transglycosylase SLT domain-containing protein, whose translation MIGVSSSSLQRGLLAALVIAALPAGVHAQAPDLLPALALERIVRAGRQLDAGQLPAALKTLREGKEAPADEALARSLRATTLEGLILLRLGRLSEGRARLEQVTASEGVPAGLRRLIAFEQARILRGDGELEAALELYETIPFGSWHWFEAREAEIDLLTSQGKLEAACALAAELAGELRHERREPTAFLRLARCLEREARRHARRGDADAARRRLAEARGLYRAVVILWPRSAATAPLGRQGLERLAEKEDLPPFSLEAEDLLERARRMAAIAHPRYTRQVLLGLRTELASRASRAARTELDLLLGENAFRLRRFKRAWRWLESARKLAPDPELEGRAMLGLGRLRARAGRHLALETYHEVADRYPGEEVGLHALDQGAESARRLGDLAQARKILRTCLERAEALGASDHLLLCRWRLAWLEHLDGDTEAALELIGREDEPLVSSPERPIDPALEGRIRYWRGRWQELAGDREAWRETHRRLAADQPMQIYGLLARRRLADAGVIVDSPLLEVRSDPPSARLHPAVAEAVELHAMGLRRDARLALGSLNRETVDGDSRRIAARLMEQGGELPRSHRMAPLPWTGGLEEPPPIDREAARLSYPRAFAAVVESERRDERVDPELLWALMRNESGFDPKAHSTAGARGLTQMLLSTARSVARRHKQGAVQGWQLYDPEIAVTLGSAYLGDLLARFDGHLGLALASYNAGEAAVDRWRWQYRGWTFDVLMEEIPFEETRRYVGRVITFYAMYRLLGGGELGELPLDLKTPLTGKAPPQP comes from the coding sequence ATGATCGGTGTCTCCAGCAGCTCGCTCCAGAGGGGCCTCCTCGCCGCGCTCGTGATCGCGGCGCTGCCCGCCGGGGTCCACGCGCAGGCGCCGGACCTCCTGCCCGCCCTCGCCCTCGAGCGCATCGTCCGCGCCGGCCGGCAGCTGGACGCCGGTCAGCTGCCCGCGGCGCTGAAGACCCTGCGAGAGGGGAAGGAGGCGCCCGCCGACGAGGCGCTCGCTCGCAGCCTGCGGGCCACCACCCTCGAGGGGCTGATCCTCCTGCGCCTGGGGCGCCTGAGCGAGGGGCGCGCCCGGCTCGAGCAGGTGACCGCTAGCGAGGGAGTGCCGGCGGGCCTGCGCCGCCTGATCGCCTTCGAGCAGGCCCGGATCCTCCGGGGGGACGGTGAGCTGGAGGCGGCCCTCGAGCTCTACGAGACCATCCCCTTCGGCTCCTGGCACTGGTTCGAGGCCCGGGAGGCCGAGATCGATCTGCTCACCTCGCAGGGCAAGCTCGAGGCGGCCTGCGCTCTGGCCGCCGAGCTCGCCGGTGAGCTGCGCCACGAGCGCCGGGAGCCCACCGCCTTCCTGCGCCTGGCCCGCTGCCTGGAGAGAGAGGCCCGCCGCCACGCCCGCCGCGGCGACGCCGACGCCGCCCGCCGGCGCCTGGCCGAGGCCCGGGGGCTCTACCGCGCGGTGGTCATCCTCTGGCCCCGCAGCGCCGCCACGGCGCCCCTCGGGCGGCAGGGGCTGGAGCGGCTGGCCGAGAAGGAGGATCTGCCTCCCTTCTCCCTCGAGGCCGAGGACCTCCTGGAGCGGGCCCGGCGGATGGCCGCCATCGCGCACCCCCGCTACACCCGGCAGGTGCTCCTCGGCCTGCGCACCGAGCTGGCCAGCCGGGCCTCGCGGGCGGCCCGCACCGAGCTGGACCTCCTGCTGGGTGAGAACGCCTTCCGCCTGCGCCGCTTCAAGCGCGCCTGGCGCTGGCTGGAGAGCGCCCGGAAGCTCGCGCCGGATCCGGAGCTCGAGGGGAGGGCGATGCTCGGCCTCGGCCGCCTGCGGGCGCGGGCCGGCCGGCACCTCGCGCTCGAGACCTACCATGAGGTCGCCGACCGCTACCCCGGCGAGGAGGTCGGGCTCCACGCCCTGGACCAGGGCGCCGAGAGCGCCCGCCGCCTCGGGGATCTGGCGCAGGCGCGGAAGATCCTGCGGACCTGCCTCGAGCGCGCCGAGGCCCTCGGGGCGAGCGACCACCTCCTCCTCTGCCGGTGGCGGCTGGCCTGGCTCGAGCACCTGGACGGCGACACCGAGGCGGCGCTGGAGCTGATCGGCCGCGAGGACGAGCCCCTCGTCTCGAGCCCCGAGCGGCCCATCGATCCGGCCCTGGAGGGCCGCATCCGCTACTGGCGGGGGCGCTGGCAGGAGCTGGCCGGGGACCGGGAGGCGTGGCGGGAGACCCACCGGCGCCTGGCCGCCGATCAGCCGATGCAGATCTACGGCCTGCTGGCCCGCCGGCGCCTGGCCGACGCCGGGGTGATCGTCGACTCCCCCCTCCTGGAGGTGCGGTCCGACCCCCCCTCGGCGCGGCTGCACCCGGCGGTGGCCGAGGCGGTGGAGCTCCACGCCATGGGCCTGCGCCGCGACGCCCGCCTGGCCCTCGGCTCCCTCAACCGGGAGACCGTCGACGGCGACAGCCGCCGGATCGCGGCCCGGCTGATGGAGCAGGGAGGCGAGCTGCCCCGCTCCCACCGGATGGCGCCGCTGCCCTGGACCGGCGGCCTGGAGGAGCCGCCGCCCATCGATCGCGAGGCCGCCCGCCTCTCCTATCCCCGGGCCTTCGCCGCCGTGGTCGAGAGCGAGCGCCGGGACGAGCGGGTCGATCCCGAGCTGCTCTGGGCGCTGATGCGCAACGAGAGCGGCTTCGACCCGAAGGCCCACTCCACCGCCGGCGCCCGCGGGCTCACCCAGATGCTCCTCTCCACCGCCCGCTCGGTGGCCCGCCGCCACAAGCAGGGCGCGGTGCAGGGCTGGCAGCTCTACGATCCCGAGATCGCCGTCACCCTGGGCTCGGCCTACCTCGGCGATCTCCTCGCCCGCTTCGACGGACACCTCGGCCTGGCGCTGGCCTCCTACAACGCGGGCGAGGCGGCGGTGGATCGCTGGCGCTGGCAGTACCGGGGCTGGACCTTCGACGTGCTGATGGAGGAGATCCCCTTCGAGGAGACCCGCCGCTACGTCGGCCGGGTGATCACCTTCTACGCCATGTACCGCCTCCTGGGCGGCGGCGAGCTGGGGGAGCTGCCCCTCGACCTGAAGACACCGCTGACCGGCAAGGCGCCCCCGCAGCCCTGA
- the glmS gene encoding glutamine--fructose-6-phosphate transaminase (isomerizing): MCGIVGYVGGEEAAPILVSGLSRLEYRGYDSAGLAVVSPAGLETVRAEGKLAGLIALLRERTPAGQCGIGHTRWATHGPPSERNAHPHVQDGVAVVHNGIIENHLRLRAELQAEGCVFASDTDTEIFAHLISRELGGGAETLTDAVRAALSRVEGTYALAVLCEGELDQIVVAKNASPLVIGLAEGATLVASDVPALLDHTRDVIFLEEGEVATVTRQGVTLTTFSGEQIEREPTHITWSPVMAEKGGHKHFMHKEIHEQPRAVADTLAGRVELERADVALEHTGLEDDERLKALQRVVIVACGTSWHAGLVGKFLIERLARIPVEVDLASEFRYRDPLVDGGTLLVPISQSGETADTLAALGEAKAKGAPSLGLVNVVGSAIARQADGVLYTHAGPEIGVASTKCFTTQLAALTLLAVRLGRARGTLGEEEARRELSALLKVPHQIAEVLESEEAVQRAAVEIAGATDALFLGRGLTFPIALEGALKLKEISYIHAEGYPSGEMKHGPIALIEEGLPVVVIATRHAAYEKTLANIEEVRARGGRIVAIATAGDEQIRALASEVLYIPEVSALMEPLVATVPLQLLAYHVADHRGTDVDQPRNLAKSVTVE; encoded by the coding sequence ATGTGCGGAATCGTCGGATACGTCGGTGGTGAGGAGGCGGCGCCCATCCTGGTGAGCGGGCTCTCCCGCCTGGAGTATCGGGGCTACGACTCGGCCGGGCTGGCGGTGGTCTCGCCGGCGGGCCTCGAGACCGTGCGGGCCGAGGGGAAGCTGGCCGGCCTGATCGCGCTGCTGCGCGAGCGGACCCCGGCGGGCCAGTGCGGCATCGGCCACACCCGCTGGGCGACCCACGGGCCCCCCTCCGAGCGGAACGCGCACCCCCACGTGCAGGACGGGGTGGCCGTCGTCCACAACGGCATCATCGAGAACCACCTCCGGCTGCGGGCCGAGCTCCAGGCCGAGGGCTGCGTCTTCGCCTCGGACACCGACACCGAGATCTTCGCCCACCTCATCTCCCGCGAGCTGGGCGGCGGAGCCGAGACCCTCACCGACGCCGTGCGCGCGGCCCTCTCGCGGGTCGAGGGCACCTACGCCCTCGCCGTCCTCTGCGAGGGCGAGCTGGATCAGATCGTCGTGGCGAAGAACGCCTCGCCGCTGGTGATCGGCCTGGCCGAGGGGGCCACCCTCGTCGCCTCGGACGTCCCCGCGCTCCTCGATCACACCCGCGACGTGATCTTCCTCGAGGAGGGCGAGGTTGCCACCGTGACCCGCCAGGGGGTCACCCTCACCACCTTCTCCGGCGAGCAGATCGAGCGGGAGCCCACCCACATCACCTGGTCTCCGGTGATGGCCGAGAAGGGCGGGCACAAGCACTTCATGCACAAGGAGATCCACGAGCAGCCGCGCGCGGTGGCGGACACCCTCGCCGGCCGGGTGGAGCTCGAGCGGGCGGACGTGGCGCTCGAGCACACCGGCCTCGAGGACGACGAGCGGCTGAAGGCCCTGCAGCGCGTGGTCATCGTGGCCTGCGGCACCAGCTGGCACGCCGGCCTCGTGGGCAAGTTCCTCATCGAGCGCCTCGCCCGGATCCCGGTGGAGGTCGATCTGGCCTCCGAGTTCCGCTACCGCGATCCCCTCGTGGACGGCGGGACCCTGCTGGTGCCGATCTCCCAGTCCGGAGAGACCGCCGACACCCTGGCGGCCCTGGGCGAGGCGAAGGCCAAGGGCGCGCCCAGCCTGGGCCTCGTCAACGTCGTGGGCTCGGCCATCGCCCGGCAGGCGGATGGGGTGCTCTATACCCACGCCGGGCCCGAGATCGGCGTGGCCTCCACCAAGTGCTTCACCACCCAGCTGGCGGCGCTGACCCTGCTGGCCGTCCGCCTCGGACGCGCCCGCGGCACCCTCGGCGAGGAGGAGGCCCGGCGCGAGCTCTCGGCCCTGCTGAAGGTGCCCCACCAGATCGCCGAGGTCCTCGAGTCGGAGGAGGCCGTCCAGCGCGCCGCGGTGGAGATCGCCGGCGCCACCGACGCCCTCTTCCTCGGGCGGGGGCTGACCTTCCCGATCGCCCTCGAGGGGGCGCTGAAGCTCAAGGAGATCTCCTACATCCACGCCGAGGGGTATCCCTCCGGCGAGATGAAGCACGGCCCGATCGCACTCATCGAGGAGGGGCTGCCGGTGGTGGTGATCGCGACGCGGCACGCGGCCTACGAGAAGACCCTGGCCAACATCGAGGAGGTGCGGGCCCGCGGCGGGCGGATCGTCGCCATCGCGACCGCGGGCGACGAGCAGATCAGAGCCCTCGCCTCCGAGGTGCTCTACATCCCCGAGGTCTCCGCCCTGATGGAGCCCCTGGTCGCCACGGTGCCCCTCCAGCTGCTGGCCTACCACGTGGCCGATCACCGCGGCACGGACGTGGATCAGCCCCGCAACCTCGCCAAGAGCGTGACCGTGGAGTGA
- a CDS encoding PilZ domain-containing protein yields MNDLAPSEWSTRRRAPRAAFGGHADIFTWDGRSRCRLTDLSGSGAFLRCRSPLAEGKYVTLRLHLPAGRAFTVLGKVVRAVHSRDHGPRRSGMGLRFVDLKHRDRQAIQAYVDERRA; encoded by the coding sequence ATGAACGACCTCGCCCCCAGCGAGTGGAGCACGCGCCGCCGGGCCCCCCGGGCGGCCTTCGGCGGGCACGCGGACATCTTCACCTGGGACGGCCGGAGCCGCTGCCGGCTCACCGACCTCTCGGGGAGCGGCGCCTTCCTGCGCTGCCGCAGCCCCCTGGCCGAGGGGAAGTACGTCACCCTGCGCCTGCACCTCCCGGCCGGGCGCGCCTTCACCGTGCTGGGCAAGGTGGTGCGGGCCGTCCACTCCCGGGACCACGGTCCCCGCCGCAGCGGGATGGGCCTGCGCTTCGTCGACCTGAAGCACCGGGACCGCCAGGCCATCCAGGCTTACGTCGACGAGCGGCGGGCCTAG
- a CDS encoding CopG family transcriptional regulator, which produces MSGKRATVYFDEALHRVLRLKAAETDRSVSDLVNEAVRASLVEDAEDLEAFADRVSEPDLSFEEVVKGLHASGKL; this is translated from the coding sequence ATGAGCGGGAAGCGCGCCACGGTCTATTTCGACGAGGCCCTCCACCGGGTCCTGCGGCTCAAGGCGGCGGAGACCGACCGATCCGTCTCCGACCTGGTGAACGAGGCGGTCCGAGCGAGCCTCGTCGAGGACGCCGAGGACCTCGAGGCCTTCGCCGATCGCGTCAGTGAGCCCGACCTCTCCTTCGAGGAGGTCGTCAAGGGGCTGCACGCCAGTGGCAAGCTATGA
- a CDS encoding type II toxin-antitoxin system RelE/ParE family toxin, translating into MASYELKIKPSAAKELEGIGSKKDRQRIVARISSLAVDPRPPGCQKLSGSEKYRVRQGVYRILYTVDDEIVTVVVIRIAHRRDVYR; encoded by the coding sequence GTGGCAAGCTATGAGCTGAAGATCAAGCCCTCGGCCGCCAAGGAGCTCGAGGGGATCGGCAGCAAGAAGGACCGGCAGCGCATCGTCGCCCGCATCAGCTCTCTCGCCGTCGACCCCCGCCCCCCCGGCTGCCAGAAGCTCTCGGGCTCGGAGAAGTACCGGGTGCGCCAGGGCGTCTACCGGATCCTCTACACCGTCGACGACGAGATCGTAACCGTCGTGGTCATTCGCATCGCCCACCGCCGCGACGTCTACCGATAG
- a CDS encoding ATP-binding cassette domain-containing protein has product MSSEVTIAIEALTVRYGRSTAVSEVSLVVPEGSVCALLGRNGAGKSSLIRCLLGHRRPDAGRVTLFGEEVWRRRAALMARVGVVPESPDAPPELTVDQIARVVSPIHAR; this is encoded by the coding sequence ATGAGTAGCGAGGTGACGATCGCGATCGAGGCGCTGACGGTGCGCTACGGGCGCAGCACTGCTGTGAGCGAGGTCTCACTGGTGGTGCCCGAGGGTTCGGTCTGCGCCCTCCTCGGCCGTAACGGGGCGGGCAAGTCCTCGCTGATCCGCTGCCTGCTCGGCCACCGCCGGCCCGACGCAGGGCGGGTCACCCTCTTCGGGGAGGAGGTCTGGCGCCGTCGGGCGGCCCTGATGGCGCGGGTGGGCGTGGTCCCGGAGAGCCCCGACGCTCCGCCCGAGCTCACCGTCGATCAGATCGCGCGGGTGGTCTCCCCGATCCACGCGCGTTAG
- a CDS encoding argininosuccinate synthase: protein MSKETVVLAYSGGLDTSIILKWLVLEGYRVVAFVADVGQEEDFDEVRRRAIATGADAVHVVDLKREFVTDFIFPAVAGNAVYEGRYLLGTALARPIIAKAHVAVARQENAQLVSHGATGKGNDQVRFELGFAALAPDLKVFAPWKEKAFLDRFAGRKDLIAFAEEQGIEIPVTLEKPFSTDENLMHKSYESGILDDPSARPGKEIFTVCLDPTDAPDAVTKIDVEFRNAIPVRVKNLEDGREETEPLALFEFCNELGRKNGVGRIDIVENRYVGIKSRGIYETPGGTILHRALRDLEGIAMDQVVRRLRDMLAPEYADIIYNGYWFSPEMDFLSAALKKSQELIDGVVTLELYKGNCMPVGRTSPSSLYDENLSSMDIHGGFDQQDSKGFIAINALRLKAHRLIVKSRG from the coding sequence ATGAGCAAGGAAACCGTCGTTCTCGCCTACAGCGGAGGCCTCGACACCTCCATCATCCTCAAGTGGCTGGTCCTCGAGGGCTACCGGGTCGTGGCCTTCGTGGCCGACGTGGGCCAGGAGGAGGACTTCGACGAGGTGCGCCGCCGGGCCATCGCCACGGGCGCCGACGCGGTCCACGTGGTGGACCTCAAGCGCGAGTTCGTCACCGACTTCATCTTCCCGGCGGTGGCCGGCAACGCGGTCTACGAGGGGCGCTACCTCCTGGGCACCGCCCTGGCCCGCCCCATCATCGCCAAGGCCCACGTCGCCGTCGCCCGCCAGGAGAACGCGCAGCTCGTCTCCCACGGCGCCACCGGCAAGGGCAACGACCAGGTGCGCTTCGAGCTGGGCTTCGCCGCCCTCGCCCCGGACCTGAAGGTCTTCGCCCCCTGGAAGGAGAAGGCCTTCCTCGACCGCTTCGCTGGCCGCAAGGACCTGATCGCCTTCGCCGAGGAGCAGGGCATCGAGATCCCCGTCACCCTGGAGAAGCCCTTCTCCACCGACGAGAACCTCATGCACAAGTCCTACGAGTCGGGGATCCTCGATGACCCCTCGGCCCGGCCCGGCAAGGAGATCTTCACCGTCTGCCTCGACCCGACCGACGCGCCGGACGCGGTGACGAAGATCGATGTCGAGTTCCGGAACGCGATCCCGGTGCGGGTGAAGAACCTCGAGGACGGCCGGGAGGAGACCGAGCCGCTGGCCCTCTTCGAGTTCTGCAACGAGCTGGGCCGCAAGAACGGCGTCGGCCGGATCGACATCGTCGAGAACCGCTACGTGGGCATCAAGTCGCGCGGCATCTACGAGACCCCGGGGGGCACCATCCTCCACCGGGCCCTGCGCGACCTCGAGGGCATCGCCATGGACCAGGTGGTCCGCCGCCTGCGCGACATGCTCGCCCCCGAGTACGCCGACATCATCTACAACGGCTACTGGTTCAGCCCCGAGATGGACTTCCTCTCGGCGGCCCTGAAGAAGTCCCAGGAGCTCATCGACGGCGTCGTCACCCTCGAACTCTACAAGGGCAACTGCATGCCGGTGGGGCGCACCTCCCCCAGCTCGCTCTACGACGAGAACCTCTCCTCGATGGACATCCACGGGGGCTTCGACCAGCAGGACAGCAAGGGCTTCATCGCCATCAACGCCCTGCGCCTGAAGGCCCACCGCCTGATCGTCAAGAGTCGGGGGTAG
- a CDS encoding GntR family transcriptional regulator: MRHLLHVDPADAVPIWRQIEEGVRNLVASRTLKPGTIVPSVRELARELRINPATVSKAYQRLCEAGVLEVRRGQGTFVAEAAPILDEGEREQRLREGAARYASLARTLDAGRTEAIEALRGAFDELEQDRKGEGDE; the protein is encoded by the coding sequence TTGCGCCACCTGCTGCACGTCGATCCCGCCGATGCCGTCCCGATCTGGCGGCAGATCGAGGAGGGCGTGCGCAACCTGGTGGCCAGCCGGACCCTGAAGCCGGGGACGATCGTTCCCTCGGTGCGGGAGCTGGCCCGGGAGCTGCGGATCAACCCGGCGACGGTCTCGAAGGCCTACCAGCGCCTCTGCGAGGCGGGAGTGCTGGAGGTGCGGCGAGGGCAGGGCACCTTCGTGGCCGAGGCGGCCCCCATCCTGGACGAGGGCGAGCGAGAGCAGCGCCTACGGGAGGGAGCCGCCCGCTACGCCAGCCTGGCCCGGACCCTCGACGCCGGGCGGACCGAGGCCATCGAGGCCCTGCGCGGGGCCTTCGACGAGCTGGAGCAGGACCGGAAAGGGGAGGGCGATGAGTAG
- a CDS encoding hemerythrin domain-containing protein has product MATSRHADKIVWSNRLVTGSANLDAEHREIVEWLGLVARSIEGEDESHGLFHASRYLRRFWDDHTEHERSMMLDRGYDPQATAAHLASHQELVVLLDSIQTAHGLGERPAATLHQIYVWLIDHIERHDAPFIAFIRSMNER; this is encoded by the coding sequence ATGGCAACCAGTCGCCACGCAGACAAGATCGTCTGGTCGAACCGCCTGGTCACGGGCTCGGCCAACCTCGACGCCGAGCACCGCGAGATCGTCGAGTGGCTGGGCTTGGTCGCTCGCTCCATCGAGGGCGAGGACGAGAGCCACGGCCTCTTCCACGCCTCCCGCTACCTGCGCCGCTTCTGGGACGACCACACCGAGCACGAGCGCTCCATGATGTTGGACCGCGGCTACGACCCTCAGGCGACCGCGGCGCACCTGGCGTCGCACCAGGAGCTCGTCGTGCTCCTCGACTCGATCCAGACCGCCCACGGCCTCGGCGAGCGCCCCGCGGCCACCCTGCACCAGATCTACGTCTGGCTGATCGACCACATCGAGCGCCACGACGCCCCCTTCATCGCCTTCATCCGGTCGATGAACGAGCGCTGA